The proteins below are encoded in one region of Rhododendron vialii isolate Sample 1 chromosome 7a, ASM3025357v1:
- the LOC131331839 gene encoding SPX domain-containing membrane protein At4g11810-like isoform X2: MLLSFSSHFLREHFKTTSAERDMVAFGKKLKERQIQEWGGYYINYKLLKKKVKQYAHEIEIGSLDRRRVVKDFSRMLDIQIEMIVLFLLEQQGLLASRVAKLGKQQDSLREQPDISEIVSDDPGEAYREVGRDVLKLLFFVEMNAIGIRKILKKFDKRFGYRFTDYYVRTRANHPYSQLQQVFKHVVIILDRSFTLYLPISCCLF, encoded by the exons atgtTATTAAGCTTTTCAAGTCATTTCCTTCGAGAACACTTTAAG ACCACTTCGGCAGAGAGAGATATGGTTGCCTTTGGGAAAAAGTTGAAGGAAAGACAAATTCAAGAATGGGGAGG ATATTACATCAACTACAAACTAttgaagaagaaagtaaaacaaTATGCTCATGAAATTGAAATCGGATCGTTAGATCGCCGGCGTGTTGTCAAGGATTTTTCAAGAATGCTGGATATTCAG ATTGAAATGATCGTCCTTTTTCTCTTGGAACAACAAGGTTTGCTCGCAAGCAGGGTAGCGAAGCTAGGCAAACAACAGGATTCTCTTCGAGAGCAACCAGATATATCCGAAATAGTATCTGATGATCCAGGGGAAGCTTATAGAGAAGTGGGGCGAGATGTTTTAAAGCTTCTGTTTTTTGTTGAGATGAATGCAATTGGTATCCGTAAGATACTCAAGAAGTTTGACAAACGATTTGGCTATAGATTCACTGATTACTATGTCAGAACTCGTGCTAATCATCCTTATTCCCAGCTGCAACAAGTTTTCAAGCATGTGGTAATCATTCTCGATCGATCGTTCACTCTCTATTTGCCCATTTCTTGTTGTTTATTTTGA
- the LOC131331839 gene encoding SPX domain-containing membrane protein At4g11810-like isoform X1, translating into MLLSFSSHFLREHFKTTSAERDMVAFGKKLKERQIQEWGGYYINYKLLKKKVKQYAHEIEIGSLDRRRVVKDFSRMLDIQIEMIVLFLLEQQGLLASRVAKLGKQQDSLREQPDISEIVSDDPGEAYREVGRDVLKLLFFVEMNAIGIRKILKKFDKRFGYRFTDYYVRTRANHPYSQLQQVFKHVGLGAVVGAISRNLADLQDRRGSSLSIYDEPALPLQDSVIVSIKAAVDRLAHSTNFLDFLARHRWGVSRE; encoded by the exons atgtTATTAAGCTTTTCAAGTCATTTCCTTCGAGAACACTTTAAG ACCACTTCGGCAGAGAGAGATATGGTTGCCTTTGGGAAAAAGTTGAAGGAAAGACAAATTCAAGAATGGGGAGG ATATTACATCAACTACAAACTAttgaagaagaaagtaaaacaaTATGCTCATGAAATTGAAATCGGATCGTTAGATCGCCGGCGTGTTGTCAAGGATTTTTCAAGAATGCTGGATATTCAG ATTGAAATGATCGTCCTTTTTCTCTTGGAACAACAAGGTTTGCTCGCAAGCAGGGTAGCGAAGCTAGGCAAACAACAGGATTCTCTTCGAGAGCAACCAGATATATCCGAAATAGTATCTGATGATCCAGGGGAAGCTTATAGAGAAGTGGGGCGAGATGTTTTAAAGCTTCTGTTTTTTGTTGAGATGAATGCAATTGGTATCCGTAAGATACTCAAGAAGTTTGACAAACGATTTGGCTATAGATTCACTGATTACTATGTCAGAACTCGTGCTAATCATCCTTATTCCCAGCTGCAACAAGTTTTCAAGCATGTG GGGTTAGGGGCTGTTGTGGGGGCGATATCTCGCAATCTTGCAGATCTTCAGGACCGTCGAGGGAGCTCCTTATCCATTTACGACGAGCCGGCTCTACCTCTACAG GATTCTGTTATTGTTTCCATAAAAGCAGCCGTGGACAGATTAGCCCACTCAACAAACTTCCTTGATTTTTTGGCTAGACATCGGTGGGGAGTTAGCAGGGAATGA